From a region of the Hymenobacter jejuensis genome:
- a CDS encoding S9 family peptidase, giving the protein MKEKLLLLCGLLFAHSGFAQPSREPIKVTDLLKIQQVGGITLTADGRKAAFTVLSTEPDAAKKSDYKNVSQVYVVNTDGTATVRQLTYAKEGAAQPAWSPDGRQLAFTRTVDEKPQVFLLASEGGEAVQLTHYTLGASSPKWSPDGKQILFSASIPINTLLRDSLLNPAKALPRWSFEKPGFDKNEQLVTSSAKPNADGSLAEIRAYLENDVVDKKAKVLTKLNFQDERDVSADQSFTQFFVVDAVAGAKPVAVTHGFYDFKQVDFTPDGQHLILTGQLDSLQNPDRSRESQIFMANRNGTQLRLLLGQKGVSYTSATVSPSGKWLAFQFGPASYASVATLAVMPLAGSSKDIVTLPLDRAKAGLAWSQDDKYLYFTAQSNGGVPLYRAKLSNRKVEKLADYDSGITSFGVARDKVVFARTEIANPSGLYLADAELKKVKSIGHFNDWVQTRQLSRPEKHTFVNDKGLNVDYWVMKPTAYQAGKKYPLLLEIHGGPAAMWGPGEASMWHEFQYFCSQGYGVVYADPRGSGGYGLEFLRANVNDWGTGPSKDVLTALDKTVAEGWADAEKLAITGGSYGGYLVAWIISHDHRFKAACSQRGVYDLATFFGEGNAWQLVPDYFGGYPWEPAVKATLVRESPITTVQNITTPYIMFHGENDRRTGFVQGEMLYRSLKVLNRPVEYVRHPGGTHELTRSGDNRQRIDQMLRTYEFFARYIQP; this is encoded by the coding sequence ATGAAAGAAAAGCTACTTCTGCTCTGCGGTTTGTTATTTGCGCACTCCGGTTTTGCCCAGCCTAGCCGGGAGCCGATCAAAGTCACCGATTTGCTCAAAATTCAGCAAGTAGGCGGCATTACGCTCACTGCAGATGGCCGAAAGGCGGCGTTCACGGTGCTGAGCACGGAACCCGACGCCGCCAAAAAATCCGATTACAAAAACGTCAGCCAAGTGTACGTGGTCAACACCGACGGCACGGCTACCGTCCGACAGCTAACCTACGCCAAGGAAGGTGCGGCCCAGCCAGCCTGGAGCCCCGATGGCCGCCAGCTGGCTTTTACCCGCACCGTGGACGAAAAGCCGCAGGTGTTTTTATTAGCCAGTGAAGGCGGCGAAGCCGTGCAACTGACGCATTACACGCTGGGCGCCTCCAGTCCAAAATGGTCGCCGGATGGCAAGCAGATCCTGTTTTCGGCCTCTATTCCGATCAATACGCTGCTGCGCGATTCGCTGCTGAACCCAGCCAAAGCCTTGCCCCGGTGGTCGTTTGAAAAACCGGGCTTCGATAAAAACGAGCAGTTAGTTACCTCTTCCGCCAAGCCCAACGCCGACGGTAGCTTGGCCGAAATTCGGGCGTATCTGGAGAACGACGTGGTCGATAAAAAAGCAAAAGTGCTGACCAAGCTCAATTTTCAGGATGAAAGGGATGTGTCTGCTGATCAATCCTTTACACAATTCTTCGTTGTCGATGCCGTGGCCGGTGCCAAACCGGTAGCGGTTACGCACGGATTCTATGACTTTAAGCAAGTTGACTTTACGCCCGACGGCCAGCACCTAATTCTGACCGGGCAGCTCGACTCCCTGCAAAACCCCGACCGCTCCCGCGAAAGCCAGATTTTCATGGCCAATCGCAACGGCACTCAGTTGCGGTTGTTGCTGGGCCAAAAAGGGGTTTCCTACACCAGCGCGACCGTATCGCCCTCGGGCAAATGGCTGGCGTTTCAATTTGGCCCCGCTTCCTACGCTTCGGTAGCTACGCTGGCGGTGATGCCGCTGGCCGGCTCATCCAAGGATATTGTGACCCTTCCTCTGGACCGAGCCAAAGCAGGCCTTGCCTGGAGCCAGGATGATAAGTACCTGTATTTCACGGCCCAAAGCAACGGCGGCGTTCCCCTGTATCGGGCGAAGCTCAGCAACCGGAAAGTGGAGAAACTCGCGGATTACGATAGCGGCATTACCAGCTTCGGCGTCGCCCGCGACAAAGTGGTGTTTGCCCGCACCGAAATCGCCAATCCGTCGGGCCTCTACCTCGCCGACGCCGAGTTAAAGAAGGTAAAAAGCATTGGCCACTTCAACGACTGGGTTCAAACGCGTCAGTTGTCGCGCCCCGAAAAGCATACGTTTGTCAACGACAAAGGCTTGAATGTGGACTATTGGGTGATGAAACCCACTGCTTACCAAGCCGGTAAGAAATACCCGTTGCTACTCGAAATTCACGGTGGCCCCGCGGCGATGTGGGGACCCGGTGAGGCGAGCATGTGGCACGAATTTCAGTATTTCTGCAGCCAAGGCTACGGGGTAGTGTATGCCGACCCGCGCGGCTCGGGCGGTTACGGCCTGGAGTTTTTGCGTGCCAACGTCAACGATTGGGGCACTGGCCCGAGCAAAGACGTGCTCACGGCCCTCGACAAAACTGTGGCCGAAGGCTGGGCCGACGCCGAAAAGCTTGCCATCACGGGCGGCTCGTATGGGGGCTACCTCGTCGCCTGGATTATCAGCCACGACCACCGCTTTAAGGCCGCTTGCTCGCAGCGGGGCGTCTATGATCTGGCCACGTTTTTTGGCGAAGGCAACGCCTGGCAACTCGTGCCCGATTACTTTGGCGGCTACCCCTGGGAGCCCGCTGTGAAAGCCACGCTCGTCCGCGAATCGCCCATTACGACCGTGCAAAACATCACCACGCCCTACATTATGTTTCACGGCGAAAACGACCGCCGCACCGGTTTTGTGCAGGGTGAAATGCTCTACCGGAGCCTGAAAGTGCTGAACCGCCCCGTGGAATACGTGCGCCACCCTGGCGGCACGCACGAACTCACCCGGTCGGGCGACAACCGCCAGCGCATTGACCAGATGCTGCGCACCTACGAATTTTTCGCCCGGTACATTCAGCCATAG
- a CDS encoding RagB/SusD family nutrient uptake outer membrane protein, which translates to MRQSIYRLLFAFQAAAVTLSFTACNDLLEPTPAQQLPDDKAITDAGSARSATIGAYDRVQAYYQLNWPVLGFLPGENVRFNGTLNQFLQIDQNQLSADNVLITEAWTQMYQAVNAANNVIAGVPGVNDPLLPVAEKNQLLGEAYFLRALVFFDLGRGWGGVPLVLTPTRTKENGKGVGRSTLAQTYDQVLADLTQAETLLPDGTTRNRAVKSTARALRARLHLYRQQWADAETYATQVISTSNYRLATPYRTFSTAPFLSQESVFELTFSNSDANTMWNNWFPSALGGQFNFQPVPAAIALLNDPAVGGSRSALLATTVIAGANVTYGNLYSRSAQRDDPSYVLRLAEQYLIRSEARAKLGKLPEAIADLNAVRSRAGVGPTTATTADQLLLAIENERRVEFAFEADRWFDLVRTGRAGTVLGVTDQKRWLFPVPFNDLVADPDLQQNPGY; encoded by the coding sequence ATGAGACAGTCGATATACCGCCTTCTTTTTGCCTTCCAGGCCGCTGCCGTTACCCTGAGTTTCACGGCCTGCAACGACTTACTGGAGCCCACCCCGGCTCAGCAACTGCCTGATGACAAGGCCATTACGGATGCCGGCAGTGCCCGCTCCGCCACCATCGGGGCCTACGACCGGGTGCAGGCCTATTACCAGCTCAACTGGCCCGTGCTGGGTTTTCTGCCCGGCGAGAATGTGCGCTTCAACGGCACGCTTAATCAATTCCTGCAAATTGATCAGAACCAGCTAAGTGCTGATAATGTGCTGATTACCGAAGCGTGGACGCAGATGTATCAGGCCGTTAACGCGGCGAATAATGTCATTGCCGGAGTGCCGGGCGTCAACGATCCGTTGCTGCCTGTGGCCGAGAAAAATCAGCTGCTGGGCGAAGCCTACTTCCTGCGGGCGCTGGTGTTCTTCGACCTCGGCCGCGGCTGGGGCGGTGTGCCGTTGGTGCTCACCCCTACCCGCACCAAGGAAAACGGCAAAGGCGTAGGCCGGAGCACCCTTGCCCAAACCTACGACCAGGTGCTCGCCGACCTAACCCAGGCAGAAACCCTGCTGCCCGACGGCACCACCCGCAACCGGGCTGTGAAGTCTACCGCTCGTGCCTTGCGGGCGCGGCTGCACCTTTACCGCCAGCAATGGGCTGATGCTGAGACGTATGCCACCCAAGTAATCAGCACCAGTAACTACCGCTTAGCAACGCCTTACCGCACCTTCTCGACGGCACCTTTTCTGAGCCAGGAATCCGTATTCGAGCTGACCTTCAGCAATTCCGACGCCAATACCATGTGGAATAACTGGTTCCCCAGCGCTTTGGGCGGCCAGTTTAACTTCCAGCCGGTGCCAGCGGCCATTGCCTTGCTCAATGACCCGGCCGTGGGCGGCAGCCGCTCCGCGCTGCTGGCTACCACGGTCATTGCCGGTGCCAACGTCACGTATGGCAACCTCTACAGTCGCTCGGCCCAGCGCGACGACCCCAGCTATGTGTTGCGCCTCGCGGAGCAGTATTTGATCCGCTCGGAGGCTCGCGCCAAGTTGGGCAAGCTGCCGGAAGCCATTGCAGATCTGAACGCCGTGCGCAGCCGCGCCGGGGTGGGCCCAACCACCGCTACCACTGCCGATCAGTTGTTGCTGGCCATTGAAAACGAGCGTCGGGTAGAGTTTGCCTTCGAGGCCGATCGCTGGTTTGACCTCGTGCGCACGGGCCGCGCTGGGACCGTGCTCGGCGTTACCGATCAGAAGCGCTGGCTGTTCCCGGTTCCCTTCAACGACCTCGTGGCCGACCCCGATTTACAGCAAAACCCAGGTTACTAG
- a CDS encoding VIT1/CCC1 transporter family protein, producing the protein MSGAHPHTEDHLTSSAMLQDIVIGLSDGLTVPFALAAGLSGAVQSSGLVITAGLAEVVAGSIAMGLGGYLAGRTEIEHYASELAREHREVLEVPDRERAEVDELLAEMGLSPATRAAAVHELTANEEQWVQFMMRYELGLEKPDPKQAPKSAATISIAYAVGGLIPLSAYFVTDSPAQGLLWSAVITLVCLLVFGYFKSRMTGQPPVWGAFKMAGTGALAAAAAFFVARQFDQS; encoded by the coding sequence ATGTCCGGCGCGCACCCGCATACCGAAGACCACCTGACCAGCTCGGCCATGTTGCAAGACATCGTAATTGGCTTGTCGGATGGGCTTACGGTGCCTTTTGCACTAGCGGCGGGGCTAAGCGGGGCAGTACAGTCATCGGGGCTGGTGATTACGGCGGGCTTGGCCGAAGTCGTGGCCGGGTCCATCGCGATGGGGCTGGGCGGCTACCTCGCCGGTCGCACCGAAATTGAGCACTACGCTTCGGAGCTTGCGCGTGAGCACCGCGAAGTGCTGGAGGTGCCCGACCGCGAGCGAGCCGAAGTAGACGAATTGCTGGCCGAAATGGGCCTCTCGCCCGCTACGCGCGCCGCTGCCGTGCACGAGCTAACAGCCAACGAAGAGCAGTGGGTGCAGTTTATGATGAGGTACGAGCTGGGCCTGGAGAAGCCCGACCCCAAACAAGCGCCCAAAAGCGCGGCCACCATCAGTATTGCCTATGCCGTGGGCGGCCTGATTCCGCTCAGCGCCTATTTCGTCACCGATTCCCCGGCGCAGGGGTTGCTGTGGTCGGCCGTGATTACGCTGGTGTGCCTGCTGGTTTTCGGGTACTTCAAAAGCCGCATGACCGGCCAGCCGCCTGTGTGGGGCGCCTTCAAAATGGCCGGTACCGGCGCGTTGGCCGCTGCCGCCGCTTTCTTCGTTGCCCGCCAGTTCGATCAGTCCTGA
- a CDS encoding SusC/RagA family TonB-linked outer membrane protein, translated as MRFFTFLTVPVAVVSLVSAGYAQTAPAQTVSGTITDATDRSPLPGVTVVVKGTTAGASTDPNGQFSLALPAGSNTLVISAVGYQSQTIEATSSPLRIALTADVKQLNEVVVTGYSEQNRKTLTSAISSVKGDALKDIPAASPDQLLQGKAPGVQVSANSGVPGGGVFIRIRGSNSVNASNDPLYVVDGVFINNTNLIATGLGNQVSSNPLADLNPQDIENIEILKDANATAIYGSRGANGVVLITTKRGKAGDKTRITFNTYHGWSKAAKQYKLVNGPELATLENERFLNDGGNPAQVPYRSVASGGRGLPEEQQTYDRLSDVFRTAQTQSYELSAAGGSDKTQFYIGAGYFSQESIAKPTAFDRFSLRVNLDNTVTDKLRIGTSTALTRTHRNVSSNDNNPVGVINSALFPRTNLPIYNADGSYAKYGSFDNHQALIDNLNNDAVGSRIISNVYGEYHLLKNLTLRSSWSIDFNDMYENNFNNTLILAGQPRGTASSFLSRDITLLNEQTLNYNVNFGEDHSLQALVGNTLQKNTFQRTSLAGQQFPGNDLTTIASAATQTGSSSRSQAGLVSFFGKATYSFKQRYTADLSVRADASSRFGSDKRWGYFPAVGLGWRLGEESFIRDLNVFQELKLRASVGKTGNQAGISDFAALGLVQGGANYLDLPGTAPLQLANPNLSWESTRQWNVGLDAAVLQNRLALELNYYDKYTSGLLLNVPVPRKTGFSSVVENYGAVSNKGIEAQLTATWLSKPVVQWSTTFNVARNVNKIEKLAAPITSGSRDIFRLEEGAPLYSFWLYHQTGVNPESGDAQYEDVNGDGQISVADRKLVGNAWPKYFGGVTNSLTYKGFDFGVTLNFEQGAKIMNMNRFFLVHGGTQSNIGYLREQLDRWQKPGDITDIPRLTTVASSNNYGGVVQNLSDRYLEDGSFLRLRTLTLGYTVPKDAIAKAHLNSLRVYVQAANLFTITPYSGLDPEVNSQSGVSNTKNIDWATVPQPRTFQVGVTVGL; from the coding sequence ATGAGATTCTTTACTTTTCTGACGGTGCCAGTAGCTGTAGTGAGCCTCGTCAGCGCGGGGTATGCCCAAACGGCCCCTGCACAAACCGTGAGCGGCACCATCACCGACGCCACCGACCGCAGCCCTTTGCCGGGCGTGACGGTAGTGGTAAAAGGCACCACAGCGGGTGCCTCCACCGACCCCAACGGCCAGTTTTCGCTGGCTTTGCCAGCGGGCAGCAACACCCTCGTTATTAGCGCAGTAGGTTATCAGAGCCAAACCATTGAGGCGACTTCGAGCCCCTTGCGCATTGCCCTGACAGCCGATGTCAAGCAGCTCAACGAAGTGGTGGTGACGGGCTACAGCGAGCAAAACCGCAAAACCCTGACCAGTGCCATCAGTTCGGTGAAGGGGGATGCGTTGAAAGACATTCCGGCCGCCAGCCCCGACCAATTGTTGCAGGGCAAAGCACCCGGCGTGCAGGTATCGGCCAACTCGGGCGTGCCGGGCGGCGGCGTGTTCATCCGGATTCGGGGCAGCAACTCCGTTAACGCCAGCAACGACCCGCTTTACGTGGTGGATGGCGTGTTTATCAACAACACCAACCTGATCGCCACTGGCCTCGGCAACCAAGTGTCTTCCAACCCCTTAGCCGACCTGAATCCGCAGGATATCGAAAACATCGAGATTCTGAAAGACGCCAATGCCACGGCTATTTACGGCTCGCGCGGGGCCAACGGCGTGGTGCTGATCACCACCAAGCGCGGCAAGGCCGGTGACAAAACGCGGATCACGTTCAACACTTACCATGGCTGGTCGAAGGCGGCCAAACAGTATAAGTTGGTGAATGGTCCGGAGTTGGCAACGCTGGAAAATGAGCGGTTTCTGAACGACGGCGGCAACCCAGCGCAAGTACCCTATCGCTCAGTGGCTTCCGGCGGCCGTGGCTTGCCGGAAGAGCAGCAGACGTATGACCGACTCAGCGATGTGTTTCGGACGGCCCAGACGCAGAGCTACGAGCTTTCAGCCGCTGGTGGCTCCGACAAAACACAATTCTACATCGGAGCGGGCTATTTCAGTCAGGAGTCCATTGCGAAGCCAACGGCTTTCGACCGGTTCAGCCTGCGCGTAAACCTCGACAACACCGTGACCGACAAGCTGCGCATCGGCACCAGCACTGCCCTGACCCGCACGCATCGCAACGTAAGCAGCAACGACAACAACCCGGTGGGCGTCATCAACTCGGCCCTGTTTCCGCGGACGAATCTACCGATTTACAACGCCGACGGCTCCTATGCTAAGTACGGCTCGTTTGACAATCACCAAGCCCTCATCGACAACCTGAACAACGATGCGGTGGGCTCACGCATCATCTCGAACGTGTACGGAGAATATCATTTACTCAAAAACCTGACCCTGCGCAGCAGTTGGAGCATCGACTTCAACGACATGTACGAGAACAACTTCAACAACACGCTCATCTTGGCCGGGCAGCCCCGCGGCACGGCTTCATCCTTCCTCTCGCGCGACATTACCCTGCTCAACGAGCAGACGCTGAACTACAACGTCAACTTTGGCGAAGACCACTCACTGCAAGCTTTGGTGGGTAACACGCTGCAAAAGAACACGTTCCAGCGCACGAGCCTGGCCGGTCAGCAGTTTCCCGGCAACGACCTGACGACTATTGCTTCCGCGGCCACGCAAACGGGCTCTTCGTCGCGCTCGCAGGCTGGGTTGGTATCGTTCTTTGGCAAAGCCACTTACAGCTTCAAGCAGCGCTACACCGCCGACCTGAGCGTGCGGGCCGACGCTTCTTCGCGCTTCGGCAGCGACAAGCGCTGGGGCTATTTCCCGGCCGTTGGGCTTGGCTGGCGTTTGGGCGAAGAAAGCTTCATTCGCGACCTCAATGTTTTTCAGGAGTTGAAGCTGCGCGCCAGCGTGGGCAAAACGGGTAACCAAGCCGGTATCAGCGACTTTGCGGCGTTGGGCTTGGTGCAAGGCGGCGCCAACTACCTCGACCTACCGGGCACCGCGCCGCTCCAATTGGCCAACCCCAACCTGAGCTGGGAATCGACGCGGCAATGGAATGTGGGCTTAGACGCAGCCGTGCTGCAAAACCGCTTGGCCCTGGAGCTGAATTACTACGACAAATACACCTCCGGCCTGCTGCTGAACGTGCCCGTGCCGCGCAAAACGGGTTTCTCCTCGGTAGTTGAAAACTACGGCGCTGTGAGCAACAAAGGCATTGAAGCTCAGCTTACTGCAACTTGGCTCTCGAAGCCAGTCGTGCAGTGGAGCACTACCTTCAACGTGGCTCGCAACGTGAACAAGATCGAGAAGTTGGCGGCCCCGATCACCTCGGGCTCGCGCGATATTTTCCGGTTGGAAGAGGGCGCGCCGCTGTATTCTTTCTGGCTCTATCACCAAACCGGCGTGAACCCCGAAAGCGGTGATGCGCAGTACGAAGACGTAAACGGCGACGGCCAAATCTCGGTGGCCGACCGCAAATTAGTAGGCAACGCCTGGCCCAAGTATTTCGGGGGCGTAACCAACTCCTTGACTTACAAAGGTTTCGACTTTGGCGTCACGCTGAACTTCGAACAAGGAGCGAAGATCATGAACATGAACCGCTTCTTTCTGGTGCACGGCGGCACCCAGAGCAACATTGGCTACCTGCGCGAACAACTGGACCGTTGGCAGAAGCCCGGCGACATCACCGACATCCCGCGCCTGACTACGGTGGCTTCCAGCAACAACTACGGCGGCGTGGTGCAAAACCTCAGCGACCGTTACCTCGAAGACGGCTCTTTCCTGCGCCTGCGCACGCTCACGCTGGGCTACACCGTACCGAAAGATGCAATCGCCAAGGCGCACTTGAATTCTCTGCGCGTGTACGTGCAGGCCGCGAACCTCTTTACCATCACGCCTTATTCGGGCCTCGACCCGGAAGTCAATTCGCAGAGCGGCGTGAGCAATACCAAGAACATCGACTGGGCCACGGTGCCCCAGCCCCGCACTTTTCAGGTGGGCGTAACGGTCGGATTATAA
- a CDS encoding DUF3570 domain-containing protein: MNRDFSASFLRFAAPLLLVLAPTLTWAQATPTPNRVDGYGAPNTTVPNPPNPTNQGETEVNILTSYYQQDGDHGAVEGGRGTQHLTDLTPTIILNIPLDSVTRVSANVGMDYYASASTDRIDQVLSSPSSSDTRYHVDLGYSRQLADKQTIVGLGGGFSKEYDYLSFNLTASWAHASADGNRELSVAGQAFFDRATLILPAELRPAGRGQEHGSGFDTRQSYNLNLVYSQVLTQRLQLAVSTELVAQRGLLSTPFHRVYFRETGGALGTAKTELLPRQRYKYPVGLRATYYATDLVQVRGFYRFYNDNFGIQAHTFELETPVKVTPFFVVYLFYRYHTQTSAKYFAPYIAHSLTDTYYTSDYDLASFSANKVGLGLRYSPVYGLGRFKTPFGGRVAKFKALDLRYAYYRQSTGLTANLISADLSFTMP; this comes from the coding sequence ATGAACCGCGATTTTAGCGCTTCTTTTCTGCGCTTTGCTGCCCCGCTGCTCCTGGTGCTGGCCCCTACGCTCACCTGGGCGCAGGCCACCCCGACCCCAAACCGGGTCGATGGGTACGGCGCGCCCAATACCACCGTTCCCAATCCGCCTAACCCTACCAACCAAGGCGAAACGGAAGTCAATATCCTGACCAGCTACTACCAGCAGGACGGCGACCACGGCGCTGTGGAAGGGGGCCGCGGCACCCAGCACCTGACCGACCTGACGCCCACCATCATCCTGAACATTCCCCTGGATTCCGTGACGCGCGTATCGGCCAACGTGGGCATGGATTACTACGCTTCGGCTTCCACCGACCGGATTGATCAGGTACTGTCGTCGCCCTCGTCGAGCGACACGCGTTACCACGTCGATTTGGGCTACTCGCGCCAGCTGGCCGACAAGCAAACCATCGTGGGGCTGGGCGGCGGGTTTTCGAAAGAGTATGATTACCTGTCGTTTAACCTGACCGCTTCGTGGGCACACGCCTCTGCCGACGGCAACCGCGAGCTAAGCGTCGCGGGCCAGGCGTTCTTCGACCGGGCCACGCTCATCTTGCCAGCGGAACTGCGTCCGGCGGGCCGCGGCCAGGAACACGGCTCGGGTTTCGACACGCGCCAGAGCTACAACCTGAACTTGGTGTACTCGCAAGTACTAACCCAGCGTCTGCAACTGGCCGTGAGCACCGAGCTGGTAGCCCAACGCGGCCTGCTAAGCACGCCGTTTCACCGGGTGTATTTCCGCGAAACCGGTGGGGCGCTGGGCACGGCCAAAACCGAGCTACTGCCGCGCCAGCGCTACAAATACCCAGTGGGCCTGCGCGCCACGTACTACGCCACCGACTTGGTGCAAGTACGTGGTTTCTACCGCTTCTACAACGACAATTTTGGTATTCAGGCCCACACTTTTGAGCTAGAAACGCCGGTGAAAGTAACGCCGTTTTTTGTGGTGTATCTCTTCTATCGCTACCACACCCAAACGTCGGCCAAGTACTTTGCGCCTTACATAGCGCACTCACTCACAGACACTTACTACACTTCCGATTACGACTTGGCTTCTTTTTCGGCCAACAAGGTGGGCCTGGGCCTGCGCTACTCGCCGGTGTATGGGTTGGGCCGATTCAAAACGCCGTTTGGTGGGCGGGTGGCCAAGTTCAAAGCCTTGGATTTGCGTTACGCTTATTACCGCCAAAGCACCGGCCTAACGGCCAACCTCATCAGTGCTGATTTGTCGTTTACCATGCCGTAG